The Rattus rattus isolate New Zealand chromosome 13, Rrattus_CSIRO_v1, whole genome shotgun sequence nucleotide sequence CACCCAAGCTCTCAACTTCGCCTTCAAGGACAAGTACAAGCAGATCTTCCTGGGAGGTGTAGATCGTCATAAGCAGTTCTGGCGCTACTTCGCTGGTAACCTGGCCTCTGGTGGGGCAGCTGGggccacctccctctgcttcGTCTACCCACTGGACTTTGCTAGGACCAGGCTGGCTGCCGACGTGGGCAAGGGATCTTCCCAGCGTGAGTTCAATGGGCTGGGCGACTGTCTCACCAAGATCTTCAAGTCTGATGGCCTGAAGGGTCTCTACCAGGGTTTCAGTGTCTCTGTGCAGGGCATCATCATCTACAGAGCTGCCTACTTCGGAGTCTATGACACTGCCAAGGGTGAGAGAGGGTCTttggggtggaaggagaggggagggggtatGGCGAGAGGATTCTGTGTGGCCTGTCTGTCATTCCACAATGACCTTTGGTCTATTTGCCTTTCCTACCTCTGAGCTAACCTGAGTTCTGAGGAGGCGATGTGATTTGGATAAATCAGTAAGCCAAGGACCCTGTGTCCCGTACTGGTAAATACTGTGGCTTTGAGCTACTCAGAGGACGCAAATCCTTCCTCTAACCCAACAACTGTTACTCAGTTGAACTGGAAGCGAGCTCCGTGTCAACAGAGCTGTAGCTTCCTTGGATTAAGGGAAGGTGGCAGCCAACTTGGCTTGGTTACCTGGTTGCGTGTAGGGATCTTTGGGAGGAGCTTGTGGAAGGACAGGGTATGGAGTTGGGTTGGTAGCCTtgtcttcctttcattttacCATGCTGCTGAGAGAAGCACCTGATAGCCATTTGCTTCTTGGCTCTGCTCACAGGGATGCTGCCAGACCCCAAGAATGTGCACATTATTGTGAGCTGGATGATTGCCCAGAGTGTGACAGCCGTGGCAGGGCTGGTGTCCTATCCATTTGACACTGTCCGTCGTAGGATGATGATGCAGTCTGGCCGGAAAGGGGGTAAGCATGAACTCCCCAAGTGTGAATCTTAGCTTTTATCCCCAGAGAACAAGCACTTGGAAGTGCCTAGAGGCCTTGTGTTTTCCAAGTTGAAAGGCAAAGTTTCTCTCTAAGGACTGTAGAAACGGACACCATAATTTCTCCTTTAGCTTTTTTCCTTatgggatttctttcttcttattaaaGAAATTGTAAGAACgtaatgaggtttttttttagagctggccCCTAGGTATTTAGCATTAACAGCCTGGGTGCGTAATCAAGGGCAAAGAAGTAGTTGCCTGTACACTTAAAACCCCCATTCCCCTCTATAGTGACTGGAAGTGTAAGTGAAAAGGATGTTGGCCTGACCCATCCTGCTTTGCTAGTTTTAGCTTTATAGGTAAAAGCATGAAACTGCTATTCTTAAAGTTAACTAACGCACATGTACcccccatgcacatacatacctcaAATGTCAGGATTTTGGATGACCCAACAGTCagaccttttattttttcctccatagTCTTGGGGCCTCATCTGAGACCAGGGCTAGTTTGCTTGCCCATAAAAAGTTACCCAGTGTGACAGATACTCCTTCCTCACACTGCCTTCCAGCTCTAGTCTGACAGTCTGTAAGCTGGTTGATCTGAGTTTGAGAATGAAGGGTGCTAGAAGGCAGCTTAACAGTtactggaggaggaaaggaaccCTGACTCACATTTGTCTCCACAGCTGATATTATGTACACGGGGACAGTTGACTGCTGGAGGAAGATTGCAAAAGACGAAGGAGCTAAAGCTTTCTTCAAAGGTGCTTGGTCCAACGTACTGAGAGGCATGGGGGGTGCTTTTGTATTGGTATTGTATGATGAGATCAAAAAATATGTGTAATGCCCAAGTTCACAGGTTCACAGATCCATTGTATGGTTTAACAGACTAttcttaaggaaataaaaaaaagacagatcaTGGATAAAACCAGACCATAAGGAATACCTCAGAAAAATGCTTCATTGAGTATTCATTAAACCACGgaagtattttgtatttattttacatttagatTCCCACAGCAAACAGATGATAGCTTATCATACTTGTTCAATTAATTAACTGAAGAACTGATGCTGAAAAAGTAACTCAATGTGACTCATTAATAAAGACTACTCAGTACACTCCATCTCCCTGAACTCATTAACGACTAACAGATTGAATGCATCAATGCATGTTTTCTAGCAGGACACATTTGTCAGTGACTCTGGTGTGCATGCCCTGTACTGAACACGTTATAGGTTTCAAACATAAGCAGGTCGTGTACTGTCTTAGCACACTTGCTGAAGGCTCAGATGTGGTAGCATGAACAGACCTCCCCTAACTGACTTTCACGCAGTCCTTTGGGACTCTGAGCCTTTGCTGAGCTTTCACTCACAGGGGTAAGAATGTTGCATGCTTAGGAAGTGctctgggtggtttttttttttttttttttttttttttagttcctgcACAGAATCCTGATTCCTAGAAATTTTCAAGTGGATGGTATTCATTGTCTCGGTTTGGGCTGGGATAACAAAGTGCCACACATTGGCTGGGTCATAAACCAACCACTGTATTCCTCATTGTTCTGAAACCTCAGAGTCTATGAGGATCAGTTCTAGTGAGAGCCATCTGACTTCCAGATGGGTGGGCCAGAGCAAGAGAGCTCTCTGGAGTCCATCCCTCTAGAAGGATACTAATCCCAGTGACAGCTTCACGCTCACATCTAACTTCTTCCTGAAAGCTCTGACTGCTAATCCTACCATTTTGAGGGTTAGGGGTTGGATTCCAGAGCTGGGGGCGTGGGTGGGGATTCACATCCAACTTCAAGTTCACAGAGTCAGTTATCAGGCTAGTTAGTATTTAGCGCTAGGAGGCACTGAAATGACCCTGCCCTGAAGCTTAAGTGGGGAGAAATTGAGACAGTATTGTTACGTAGTTTGATACAGTTAACCTAGATTGGgaataaaaaagtgtgtgtgtgttgggggggggggttgagacAGGGGAATGTTAGGAGgactttgaaagaaaataactATCTAGATATACAAAGTATCTGCTTGTGCTTCCTTTCTGTTGTCAGTTTAAGAACTAGGAGAAAAGCTATTTGGATTTGACACTAAGATTTGTGAGcaagagaaaatgaatttcaaGGGTAGGACAtatggggaaatggctcagggcTAAAAGCACTTCCTGCTTTTGCTGAGGATTCGGGTTTAGTTGCCAGCAACCCCATGggagctcacagctgtctgtaaccccagttccagggatctcacaccctcttctggtttccttcagTCCAAGGCACACtatggtgcacaaacatgcatgcaggcaaaacactcaaataaaATACAGGGTTTTATTATTTCAAGTGGAAAACAAGTGCTGGACAGGGAAAAGAGCAGATACCGGGCAAAATTTGGAAAGCAGGCAATTGTCTGCTTTCTGTATTAACTGGTAGAGCTGGGATTGGGATATCCAGGCCTTTCCAATTAACTCCTTCCTGTGGGTCAAACACTGGCTGCTTTGGTTTTGCCAGAGCAAccaggaggggtgtgtgtgtgtggggggggctgtTGTCCATATCCAGAGTTACATCTACTCTCAGGCTAGGCCTCTAAATGGATAAAAAAGATTGGAAGATCCGACAATCCAGTCTCCCAAGGACAGGGTGCAAATAATGCTGCTCGAGCCCTTCCAGATGCATTCTTTACAATCTAGAATGTTAAGTGATGCAAACACAGACTAATAGGGCAAATACTTTCGTATCCCATACCTAAGACTGCTGCTTGCAATATTTCCAAACCTAAGGGTTTTGTCCTACAGGCCATGAAATGTGATTGGGGTCTGACTGCAGTGAACTAAGGATAGGTCATTAGAGGCCCACCAAGAGccaaattgttttctagcctgcCCTCCCTGGCATTCATGAGGAGCTGAGTGAGGAGCTGGCCGAGCATCAAGCAGTGCACACACGGTTTGCACATGACCCAGTTACAGGCATTCTGCCTGCTGTAGTTAAACCCAGTGCGCTTTGCTTCAAGAGTCCTGCTGAGCTGCTGCTTCTATAGCCATTCACTCAACAGGAATTCCTAGAATGAGGCCTGTGGCTCAACATCGTGActaggcaggaaggggagggcaggcaggaaggattTCCTTTTGGTCCTACTACTGCACCGTCCAGGCACAAAGCTCTCAAGCCTGAAGGTCTGGGAAAGGCGGTCACATTAAGGTGAAGACCTAGAATTCCCAGCCAGACTAAGACTCGACCTCTGGGAGTCTCTTTAACCCAGAGCCATAATAACTAAAGACActaaagataaatctttttatCCACCTTCGATTTTCAGTGTCTGAGGAAAACTATGGAGTTGTAATTCTAGAGGGAGGTTAATTCTGCCATACCTAAAGACCAGAAGGACTCACAAGGTAGTAAAAAAACAGACTCTAAGAAGTTGTCCTTGGACCTCATTACATGtacactgtggcacatgcatggcatccctttcccccaaagtaaattaattgaaaaaaaacaaaacaaaacatagagtTGGCCCAAAACCTTGAATTTCCATTATGGATTCCAAACAGAGAACCTGgcgctgaaaagatggctcaatggctaagagtactggctgctcttccaggaaccTATTCAGTTTGAAGCAATTTACAAGCAATTTACCAACTCTGGCTATAGGGGACCCAACACTGGACCCCGGTCCccctgcatgcatatggtgcatatACTCACCTACACTCAagcacatgtaaataaaaacaaaagacatgacAGCAACAATCATCagaagcaaaagcaacagaaaactgaAGTAATCAATGTGCCATCAAAGTGGCATATTATTTCAAAAACTGGTGCCAACTGCAGCAGGTCAAAAACTACGCAAAGGCTTTGGcatctgtactggctggctttatgtcaacttgacccaagctaaagtcatcagaaaggaggaaacctcaagaAAATGCCATCTTAAGATCctgctgtaggggttggggatttagctcagtggtagagagcttgcctaggaagcgcaaggccctgggttcgggtccccagctccgaaaaaaaaaccaaaaaaaaaaaaaaaaagagatccgatgccctcttctggtgtgtctgaagacagctacggtgtacttatatataataaatgaatttaaaaaaaggatttatttataaaaaaaaaaaaaaaagatcctgctGTAGACAGCATCTTGTaggccagtggctctcaacctttccAAGGCAAGCCTTTTAACACAGGTCTTCAATGCTTGGTGAGCCCTAATCATAGAAATATTTCACTGCCACTTtttgtaatgtgaatatctgatatgtgatatGATATGTGGTGCTGGTACGGCttgtgatccacaggttgagaaccactgctgtggtttggttgtttttccttggttagtgattgatgggggagggcctagcccattatGGGtgctgggttctaaaagaaatcAGGCTAAACCAGCCACGAGGAGCAAGGGAGTATGCAGTACTAgttctctgcatcagttcctgcccctgggttcctgccctgccttgaCTTCCATTCTTGATGAGGAAGATTAAGCTGATTAAACCCTTTCcccacaagttgctttggtcatggtgtttcctcacaggaataataaccctgactaagacagccttTGACATGGATGTACCACTAATGATTTGAATTCAGTCTAGCAGTAATGAGGTAAGCaaggtgtggtagtttgaatgaaaatggcctccattGACTCATGTATTTAgatgcttggtccctagttgtGAAAGGGCAGCATAAATCCCATTTGTCTCTATTTAAAGATCAGACCTTAGAAGGCCAAAAGACACCACAGTTAGAAATAGACCAAAAGTCTCAGAAACTAAGTCGTAAGACACCAGCTGTAAGAACAGATCCTAAAATCTGGAACAAGACATAAACACCTCTCCCAAAGAACAGCATAGAGATAAccataaaaatggagaaatatcTTATCTCAAAATGGACCACCTACACTTGCACAGACCTATTTCATCATATGGTTAAACATTCATGACGTAAGAATGTAGACCACTGACTACCTGTGACTCCCTAACACCCACCAgtaaaattttagattacctaatccttctagagagttcctgATTCCCTATAAAAAGGCCTGTGTGCCTTTGTTAGGGGTTGCCATTTAGGAGAATGGTTGACCCCCACATgttggttgtttctgcagaataaacgctGTTTGGTTTTACATACTATCTGAGTCTGGGTTCTTCCTTTAGCAATTTTCAGACCCTTACATTTGCTGAATGGGCTGGGAAATGCTGGGGTCCCCCTTGACTCAATAGTAGAGCATTTTTTGGAGAGCAATTGGCTCTCCACAGATCAGTGAGTTGGGATACAcctctgtgtactgtgtgtctTACCTTTGCCTTGTTCTGAGTAGTCCTCTGCCTTGTTCAGTGTGGGTGATTTCTTTTATCTGCACAACCTAGAGGCCAACCTTCTGTCTGGGGAGGGGATGTCAGAGGACGCTCCCCAGGCCACCTCAGTTGGAGACAGAGAGCTCCATTCTGACATCTGATGCAGTCTTGGTGGAAGCTAACAGGTTCCCAACAGGTGGAGCCCCTCAGGGATGGGCCACGTCGCTGTACCCTTCAGTTGGAGACAGGACCCTCTGATTAGCAGAGCCCATTTTGGGGAATAGGTTGCCATAGGCTtccttctggtttcttttctgaTGGGCAGAGCCCTTTTAGGGGGAATAGTTCCATCACcttccttttagtttcttttcctgaacCCCTGTAggtttgttttcatgtttgtgttttatttgcttttttattttctagtccaATCACACTTCAAGGACTTTCAAAATCCTGCCTGGGAATTTGGGCTTAACTCTACAGTCTGGgagactggttttgttttttttttttaataggaataAATGGCCAGCTTTCAGTGTGGGATGGCCAGAAGGAGACACTTTCCACTCCTATCTACTTGGTTAAAGGTATTGTGTATGGAAATCCTGGGTACCCTGACCAGGTTCTGTTGTACAAAACTGTTTGACAACATCTGGAGCTCCTCCTAAGGCCTCTCCTACCTCCTACCCCATTGATATCTTACAGGTCAAGGAGATGGAGTGTCCCCCCATTCCTTCCTGCCTTATTACGGTGCACGCCCATCCCTTGCAAATGGCAGGAGCCTATACAGGGCCCTGGGGAAGTGAGAGGGAACATGTTAGCCCTctcccacacaagcacacacaacagATTCCACCATAGATACACTGCCCTTGCAGGCGATTGGCCCCCGTGATGAGCAAGGCAGACAGTACTAAAGGTCTATACAACTAGAAGATGCAAAATCCTGAAA carries:
- the Slc25a4 gene encoding ADP/ATP translocase 1, translating into MGDQALSFLKDFLAGGIAAAVSKTAVAPIERVKLLLQVQHASKQISAEKQYKGIIDCVVRIPKEQGFLSFWRGNLANVIRYFPTQALNFAFKDKYKQIFLGGVDRHKQFWRYFAGNLASGGAAGATSLCFVYPLDFARTRLAADVGKGSSQREFNGLGDCLTKIFKSDGLKGLYQGFSVSVQGIIIYRAAYFGVYDTAKGMLPDPKNVHIIVSWMIAQSVTAVAGLVSYPFDTVRRRMMMQSGRKGADIMYTGTVDCWRKIAKDEGAKAFFKGAWSNVLRGMGGAFVLVLYDEIKKYV